The following are encoded together in the Pan troglodytes isolate AG18354 chromosome 6, NHGRI_mPanTro3-v2.0_pri, whole genome shotgun sequence genome:
- the LOC107971862 gene encoding LOW QUALITY PROTEIN: putative T-complex protein 1 subunit theta-like 1 (The sequence of the model RefSeq protein was modified relative to this genomic sequence to represent the inferred CDS: inserted 1 base in 1 codon; substituted 1 base at 1 genomic stop codon), with amino-acid sequence MDSTVPSALELSQRLALNPRESPRSPEEEEPHLLSSLAAVQTPANVIWPCYGPHGRQKFLVTMKGETVCTGCATAILRALELEHPAAWLLREAAQTQAENSGDGTAFVVLLTEALLEQAEQLLKAGLPRPQLREAYSTATAEVLATLPSLAIQSLGPLEDPSWALHSVMNTYTLPPMDHLTKLVAHACXAIKELDGSFKPERVGVCALHGGTLEDSCLLQGLAISGKLCGQMAAVLSGARVALFACPFGPAHPNAPATACLSSPADLAQFSKGSNQLLEKQVGQLAAAGINVAVVLGEVDEETLTXADKYGIVVIQARSRMEIIYLSEVLDTPLLPRLLPPQRPGKCQRVYRQELGDGLAVVFEWECTGTPALTVVLRGATTQGLQSAEQAVYHGIDAYFQLCQDPRLIPGAGATEMALAKMLSDKGSRLEGPSGPAFLAFARALKYLPKTLAENAGLAVSDVGAEMSGVHQGGNLLMGVGAEGIINVAQEGVWDTLIVKAQGFRAVAEVVLQLVTVDEIVVAKKSPTHQQIWNPDSKKTKKRPPPVEKKKILGMNNW; translated from the exons ATGGACAGCACAGTCCCTTCAGCCCTGGAGCTGTCCCAGCGGCTGGCACTGAACCCAAGGGAGAGCCCAAGGAGTCCGGAAGAGGAGGAGCCCCACCTGCTGAGCAGCTTGGCTGCAGTCCAGACCCCAGCCAATGTCATCTGGCCTTGCTATGGCCCCCACGGCCGGCAGAAGTTCCTGGTGACCATGAAAGGAGAAACAGTGTGCACGGGGTGTGCCACTGCCATCCTCAGGGCCCTGGAGCTGGAGCACCCAGCGGCATGGCTCCTCCGGGAAGCAGCCCAAACCCAGGCAGAGAATAGTGGGGATGGCACAGCCTTCGTGGTTCTGCTGACAGAAGCCTTGCTGGAACAGGCAGAGCAGCTGCTGAAGGCCGGCCTGCCTCGCCCGCAGCTCCGGGAGGCCTACAGCACAGCCACTGCAGAGGTCCTGGCCACACTGCCCTCCCTGGCCATCCAGTCTCTGGGGCCTTTGGAAGATCCGTCCTGGGCCCTCCATTCTGTGATGAATACCTACACCCTGCCCCCCATGGACCACTTGACCAAgctggtggcccatgcctgctgAGCTATCAAGGAGCTAGACGGCAGCTTCAAGCCTGAGCGTGTTGGGGTGTGCGCGCTGCACGGGGGGACACTGGAGGATTCCTGCCTCCTCCAGGGGTTAGCAATATCTGGGAAGCTCTGTGGGCAAATGGCCGCAGTGTTAAGTGGTGCCAGGGTGGCTCTCTTTGCTTGCCCCTTTGGTCCTGCCCATCCAAATGCACCAGCAACGGCCTGTCTTTCTAGTCCTGCTGATCTAGCTCAATTTAGTAAAGGAAGCAACCAATTACTAGAAAAGCAAGTAGGCCAGCTGGCAGCCGCGGGAATTAATGTGGCAGTGGTGTTGGGGGAGGTCGACGAGGAGACCCTCA CTGCGGACAAGTATGGCATCGTGGTGATTCAAGCTAGGTCTCGGATGGAGATCATTTACCTGAGTGAGGTGTTGGACACACCTCTGCTGCCTCGTCTGCTCCCTCCCCAGAGGCCAGGCAAGTGCCAGAGGGTTTACAGGCAGGAGCTGGGAGATGGTTTGGCTGTGGTATTTGAATGGGAATGTACAGGCACACCTGCCCTCACCGTGGTTCTCAGGGGAGCCACCACCCAGGGGCTGCAGAGTGCAGAGCAGGCCGTCTACCATGGCATTGATGCCTATTTCCAGCTATGTCAAGATCCCAGACTGATCCCAGGAGCTGGGGCCACAGAAATGGCTTTGGCAAAAATGCTCTCTGATAAAGGAAGCAGATTGGAAGGGCCCAGTGGGCCTGCATTCCTAGCATTTGCCCGGGCCCTGAAGTATCTTCCTAAAACCTTGGCAGAGAATGCAGGCTTAGCTGTCTCAGACGTGGGGGCAGAAATGAGTGGAGTGCACCAAGGTGGGAACCTCCTAATGGGTGTGGGAGCTGAAGGGATAATAAATGTGGCCCAGGAAGGGGTGTGGGACACCCTAATAGTCAAAGCCCAAGGATTTCGAGCAGTGGCTGAGGTGGTGCTACAGCTCGTGACTGTAGATGAAATCGTAGTGGCCAAGAAAAGTCCCACACATCAGCAGATCTGGAATCCTGACTCTAAGAAGACAAAGAAACGCCCACCTCctgtcgaaaaaaaaaaaatccttggaaTGAATAACTGGTGA
- the LOC134810638 gene encoding collagen alpha-1(III) chain-like, protein MAGEDKGRMLLCASTTETSRMVSPSVNEWSCFETSGMMTTVERPHSDLLLQVEENREVKHRGIRFRERREGCRGPRGRSWSSGSRHREPSSGRGVQPGTSARAAETGDQKKERHGKKERKRSNTQAGRKKADTEERPQEPADKQRAGLGWERGPRKGRDARRLEANGRAGRGEGGALGETTPMGGRAGVTRSAGRAPPPARHGRGSFLFLPAVVGVGQASGHLPPLPAAGLARLPGRLCPDRTLPARSRRQEPWFRGPGRALSLATGRSPAASRGKPRDCPAAPAVSASLLLARDRGLVPASPGWRKLRGPGSHYLARKGRRWAEGSPSAGQRKISQRLRRQRESRARDAGFAGTPAGAIAPLGFRLARASISLHDGLSKAGSVQRLQRGCGGGLINRCSVIISTHPFSPC, encoded by the exons ATGGCGGGAGAAGACAAGGGTCGCATGCTTCTGTGTGCCTCCACCACAGAAACATCCCGGATGGTCAGCCCCTCAGTGAATGAATGGAGCTGTTTTGAAACCAGTGGGATGATGACAACTGTGGAAAGACCCCACTCGGATCTCCTGCTGCAGGT GGAAGAAAACCGAGAAGTGAAGCACAGAGGGATCAGGTTCCGGGAGCGGCGGGAAGGTTGCAGGGGGCCCCGGGGCAGGTCCTGGAGCTCAGGCAGCCGGCACCGGGAGCCCAGCTCAGGCCGCGGGGTGCAGCCGGGCACGAGCGCTCGGGCTGCCGAAACGGGAGATCAGAAAAAGGAGAGACATggaaaaaaggagaggaagaggagcaaCACTCAAGCGGGAAGGAAGAAGGCAGACACTGAGGAACGCCCGCAGGAACCcgcagacaagcagagagccgggctgggctgggagaggggcccgcggaaGGGGCGGGACGCCAGGCGGCTCGAGGCCAATGGGAGGGCGGGCCGGGGCGAGGGCGGGGCACTAGGCGAAACGACGCCAATGGGAGGGCGGGCCGGG GTCACGCGCTCCGCGGGCCGGGCACCCCCGCCCGCCAGGCACGGCCGCGgctccttcctcttcctgcccgcggtggtgggggtggggcaggcctCGGGACACCTGCCTCCGCTGCCGGCCGCCGGCCTCGCGCGGCTTCCCGGGCGGCTCTGCCCCGACCGTACACTCCCGGCCCGCTCGCGGCGGCAGGAGCCGTGGTTCCGTGGACCTGGGCGCGCTCTCTCCCTGGCCACTGGGAGATCCCCCGCGGCCTCGCGGGGAAAACCTCGGGACTGCCCCGCGGCCCCGGCCGTCTCTGCGTCGCTCCTTCTCGCGCGCGACCGTGGACTCGTCCCCGCGAGCCCGGGTTGGCGAAAGCTGCGGGGGCCGGGGTCGCACTACTTGGCGCGGAAGGGCCGGCGGTGGGCGGAGGGATCCCCGTCCGCGGG gcaaaggaaaataagtcaaagaCTCAGAAGGCAGCGTGAATCCAGGGCCCGGGATGCAGGGTTTGCTGGAACGCCAGCCGGTGCGATCGCGCCCCTGGGATTCCGCTTAGCCCGCGCGTCCATTTCCCTGCACGATGGACTCAGTAAAGCCGGATCTGTCCAACGCCTGCAGCGTGGATGTGGAGGCGGACTAATCAACCGGTGCTCTGTTATTATTTCTACCCATCCCTTTTCTCCATGCTAA